The following are encoded together in the Thermothelomyces thermophilus ATCC 42464 chromosome 3, complete sequence genome:
- a CDS encoding general substrate transporter, producing the protein MSEGAGTGTGSAAESSEAAAKKGDEAGEGDATPPKTSHSLRFWGIVASLAFTALCSSIEGTIITSALPTISAELGGDSSFIWVPNGYFLATMVMLPLMAQAANLFGRRWLTLISVAMFTLGSGICGGANSPAMLIGGRVVQGLGGGGIALMINIVLTDLVPLRERGKYMAIVQMVSAVGAALGPFLGGLLTERSTWRWVFYINLPIGGTSLVALFFFLRVATPPGGTWVEKLKRIDFIGNAIFIAATVSVLIGVTWGGAVYPWKSANVIVPLVLGFVGIGLFLAYEWTLAKNPSLPRGAIVERTAATVLAVTFLTTLCTYWAFYFMPIYFQGVKAKSAFWSGVDALPLFAGLFPFAIIGGILLSKFGRYKPLHLVGMAIVTVSFGLFSILDRNSSTAAWACFQLLCAIGSGLMIAILLPAMQAPLDESLVAASTGVWTFVRAFSTVWGVTIPAAIFDNEVAKKAAASLTDQSLVGYLTGGKAYQFATQEFLDSIRDPASRSEVIDIFTSSIKIVWYVGTAFAGLGWLLVWLEKEVTLRSKLNTKFGIEEKKKQEEDEEKAKNEGENKDGEESKAADGAKRAELSA; encoded by the exons ATGTCAGAGGGGGCGGGTACTGGTACTGGGTCAGCAGCGGAGAGCAGCGAGGCCGCCGCCAAGAAGGGCGACGAGGCGGGCGAAGGCGACGCTACTCCTCCCAAGACGAGCCACTCGCTGCGCTTCTGGGGTATCGTGGCCTCCCTGGCGTTCACGGCCCTGTGCTCTTCCATCGAGGGTACCATCATCACCAGCGCCCTGCCCACCATCAGCGCCGAGCTCGGCGGCGACAGCAGCTTCATCTGGGTCCCCAATGGCTACTTCCTCGCCACCATGGTGATGCTGCCGCTCATGGCCCAGGCCGCCAACCTGTTTGGCCGCCGCTGGCTGACTTTGATCTCGGTTGCCATGTTCACTCTGGGCAGCGGCATCTGCGGCGGTGCCAACTCGCCCGCCATGCTGATTGGCGGCCGTGTCGT TCAGGGtctcggcggtggtggtatCGCCTTGATGATCAACATTGTCCTCACCGACTTGGTCCCCCTTCGTGAGCGAGGCAAGTATATGGCCATCGTCCAGATGGTCTCCGCCGTCGGTGCTGCCCTCGGACCATTCCTCGGCGGTCTTTTGACCGAGCGCAGCACCTGGCGTTGGGTCTTCTACATCAACCTGCCCATTGGTGGAA CTTCGCTCGTTGCCTTGTTCTTCTTCCTGCGCGTCGCCACCCCGCCGGGAGGGACCTGGGTTGAGAAGCTCAAGCGCATCGACTTCATCGGCAATGCCATCTTCATCGCTGCCACCGTTTCCGTTCTCATCGGCGTCACCTGGGGTGGCGCCGTCTACCCGTGGAAATCTGCCAACGTCATCGTGCCCCTCGTCCTCGGCTTCGTCGGGATAGGCCTCTTCCTGGCTTACGAGTGGACTCTCGCCAAGAACCCCTCGCTGCCTCGAGGCGCTATCGTAGAGCGCACAGCCGCTACCGTCCTCGCCGTCACGTTCCTGACCACCCTCTGTACCTACTGGGCCTTCTACTTCATGCCCATCTACTTCCAGGGCGTGAAGGCCAAGTCGGCCTTCTGGTCCGGCGTCGACGCCCTGCCGCTCTTCGCCGGCCTCTTCCCCTTTGCCATCATCGGCGGTATTCTCCTCTCCAAGTTCGGCCGCTACAAGCCGTTGCATCTCGTCGGCATGGCCATCGTCACCGTCTCGTTCGGTCTGTTCAGCATTCTCGACCGGAACTCGAGCACCGCCGCCTGGGCTTGCTTCCAGCTTCTCTGCGCCATCGGTTCCGGCCTGATGATTGCCATCCTCCTGCCGGCCATGCAGGCGCCGCTTGACGAGAGTCTCGTCGCCGCCTCTACCGGAGTCTGGACCTTCGTCCGGGCTTTCTCGACCGTCTGGGGCGTGACTATTCCCGCGGCTATCTTCGACAACGAGGTGGCCAAGAAGGCGGCCGCCTCGCTGACCGACCAGAGCCTGGTTGGATACCTCACCGGCGGCAAGGCGTACCAATTCGCCACGCAGGAATTCCTCGACAGCATCCGGGACCCGGCCTCTCGCTCCGAGGTTATCGACATCTTCACCTCG TCGATCAAGATTGTCTGGTACGTGGGCACTGCCTTTGCCGGGCTTGGCTGGCTGTTGGTCTGGCTCGAGAAGGAGGTGACTCTGCGGTCCAAGCTGAACACAAAGTTCGGAATCgaggaaaagaagaagcaggaggaggatgaggagaaGGCCAAGAACGAGGGGGAGAACAAGGATGGAGAAGAGAGCAAGGCGGCGGATGGAGCCAAGAGGGCCGAGCTGAGCGCATGA